A single Microbacterium protaetiae DNA region contains:
- a CDS encoding CTP synthase — translation MHSSGSGSSRPPADTTATDDDTTKHIFVTGGVVSSLGKGLTAASLGNLLTARGLRVVMQKLDPYLNVDPGTMNPFQHGEVFVTDDGAETDLDIGHYERFLDVNLNQAANVTTGQIYSRVIARERAGEYLGDTVQVIPHITDEIKRRMRLQADADPKPDVIITEVGGTIGDIESQPFIESARQIRHELGRDNVFFVHVSLLPYMGASGEQKTKPTQHSVAALRSIGIQPDALVLRSDRPVTDANKRKIALMCDVDERAVVNAVDVPSIYDIPSMLHEQNLDDYIVRALGLTKAAEVDWSRWQKVLSAVHNPKHEVTIGLVGKYIDLPDAYLSVTEALRAGGFAQETHVNIRWIPSDECETPEGAQNALADLDGIVVPGGFGIRGIEGKLGALRFAREQGIPTLGLCLGLQCMVIEYARDVAGIAQASSSEFDPDTADPVIATMAEQVDILAAGELGGTMRLGLYPADLADGSLAAELYGSARVSERHRHRYEVNNAYRDRLTDAGLVFSGLSPDRNLVEYVELPREVHPYYIATQAHPELRSRPTDPHPLFRGLVAAALVRHRASELFDDEGDDD, via the coding sequence ATGCATAGTTCAGGCTCAGGCAGTTCTCGACCTCCGGCCGACACCACGGCGACAGACGACGACACCACCAAGCACATCTTCGTGACCGGCGGTGTCGTCTCCTCTTTGGGGAAGGGGCTGACGGCGGCGAGCCTCGGCAATCTGCTGACCGCGCGCGGCCTGCGGGTGGTCATGCAGAAGCTCGACCCGTATCTGAACGTCGACCCCGGCACGATGAACCCGTTCCAGCACGGTGAGGTCTTCGTCACCGACGACGGCGCCGAGACCGATCTCGACATCGGCCACTACGAGCGCTTTCTCGACGTGAACCTGAACCAGGCCGCCAACGTGACCACCGGTCAGATCTATTCTCGCGTGATAGCCCGCGAGCGGGCCGGAGAGTACCTGGGCGACACCGTGCAGGTCATTCCGCACATCACCGACGAGATCAAGCGTCGCATGCGATTGCAGGCCGATGCCGATCCGAAGCCCGACGTCATCATCACCGAGGTCGGTGGCACCATCGGCGACATCGAGTCGCAGCCGTTCATCGAGTCGGCGCGGCAGATCCGCCATGAGCTCGGCCGCGACAACGTGTTCTTCGTGCACGTGTCGCTGCTGCCCTACATGGGCGCCTCGGGCGAGCAGAAGACCAAGCCGACCCAGCACTCGGTCGCAGCCCTGCGCTCGATCGGTATTCAGCCCGACGCCCTGGTGCTGCGCAGCGACCGGCCGGTCACAGATGCGAACAAGCGCAAGATCGCGCTGATGTGCGACGTCGACGAGCGCGCGGTGGTCAACGCGGTGGACGTGCCCAGCATCTACGACATCCCTTCGATGCTGCACGAGCAGAACCTCGATGACTACATCGTGCGCGCCCTCGGCCTGACCAAGGCCGCCGAGGTCGACTGGTCGCGCTGGCAGAAGGTGCTCAGTGCGGTGCACAACCCCAAGCACGAGGTGACGATCGGGCTGGTTGGAAAATACATCGACCTGCCCGACGCCTACCTGTCGGTCACCGAGGCGCTGCGCGCCGGTGGCTTCGCGCAGGAGACGCACGTGAACATCCGATGGATTCCGTCGGATGAGTGCGAGACACCCGAGGGCGCGCAGAATGCACTGGCTGACCTGGACGGCATCGTCGTTCCCGGTGGGTTCGGCATCCGCGGTATCGAGGGCAAACTGGGCGCGCTGCGCTTCGCACGCGAGCAGGGCATTCCGACCCTCGGACTGTGTCTGGGGCTGCAGTGCATGGTCATCGAGTATGCCCGTGACGTCGCCGGCATCGCGCAGGCGTCGTCGAGCGAGTTCGACCCCGACACCGCCGACCCGGTGATCGCCACCATGGCCGAGCAGGTCGACATTCTCGCGGCAGGCGAGTTGGGCGGCACCATGCGACTGGGGCTGTACCCGGCCGATCTGGCCGACGGGTCGCTGGCCGCCGAGCTGTACGGCTCGGCGCGCGTCTCAGAGCGGCACCGCCACCGCTACGAGGTCAACAACGCGTACCGTGACCGCCTCACCGACGCCGGCCTGGTGTTTTCTGGACTCTCGCCCGACCGCAATCTCGTCGAATACGTGGAGCTGCCGCGCGAGGTGCACCCGTATTACATCGCGACGCAGGCGCACCCCGAGCTGCGCTCGCGGCCGACCGATCCGCACCCGCTGTTCCGCGGGCTGGTCGCGGCCGCGCTCGTGCGCCACCGTGCCAGCGAGCTTTTCGACGACGAAGGCGACGATGACTGA
- a CDS encoding NUDIX domain-containing protein, which translates to MTEPLHDEPAEVEVTRSDTVYAGRVWNVRRDEFTYNDQTIVREYMDHTGAVAILALDEDDRMLLIKQYRHPVRVREWEIPAGLLDVTGEDALAAAQRELAEEADLIAARWDVLAEFYTTPGGSDEAIRIYLARELSPSAQAFDREAEEADIEVRWVPLDEVMTAVLQRRVQNPSLVVGTLAAHASRADGWSTLAPGDSPWPRRSQPVGAGVAEG; encoded by the coding sequence ATGACTGAGCCGTTGCACGACGAACCGGCCGAGGTCGAGGTCACGCGCAGCGACACCGTGTATGCGGGGCGGGTCTGGAACGTCCGTCGTGATGAGTTCACCTACAACGACCAGACGATCGTGCGCGAGTACATGGATCACACCGGCGCCGTGGCGATCCTCGCCCTGGATGAGGACGACCGGATGCTGCTGATCAAGCAGTACCGGCATCCGGTGCGGGTGCGCGAGTGGGAGATCCCGGCGGGGCTGCTGGATGTGACCGGCGAAGATGCGCTGGCCGCGGCGCAGCGCGAACTCGCCGAAGAGGCAGACCTTATCGCGGCGCGCTGGGATGTGCTCGCCGAGTTCTACACGACGCCGGGCGGCAGCGACGAGGCGATTCGCATCTATCTCGCGCGTGAGCTGAGTCCGAGCGCGCAGGCGTTCGACCGCGAAGCCGAAGAAGCCGACATCGAGGTGCGCTGGGTGCCGCTCGACGAGGTCATGACCGCGGTTCTTCAGCGGCGCGTGCAGAACCCGTCGCTGGTGGTGGGGACGCTTGCCGCCCACGCCTCGCGGGCGGACGGCTGGTCGACGCTCGCCCCCGGCGACTCGCCGTGGCCGCGGCGGTCTCAGCCGGTGGGAGCCGGCGTCGCCGAGGGCTGA